In Psychrobacter urativorans, the DNA window AGGGTTGCGAGCAATCCGTCCTAGCTGGTTATCATTTAGACCTTCAACCGTAAACATATCTGCTGTATTAGCGTCACGTTCGGTTTTATCTTTAGCTTTGTTTTTGATAATTTTCGCTTTTGGCTTAAATTTAATTTTTAGATGCGTGAGTTTAAAACCTCTGCCCGATTTACCGTTTTTATCTGTCAAATCATAACTAGCTGTATAGAGTGATTTTTCATTAATCTCATCAATCGCAACGTCTAGTACACGCTTTCTAAGATCTTTTACTGCTTCATATTTATCGGTTAAATCAAGCATTTCTCTAAAAGCGGCAAGGGTAGATACAACAAGCCCAGTGTCACGCCATTGCATCATCATAATGTAAACTCTAAAACTATAAAAACTGCTAAAACCCGCCATTTCATCAAGTTTCAGTTGAGTGAAATGCTGTCGCAACTCGCTAATATACGGAATAATATCAGCATGAAAAATTATTCTAGCCATGATGTTGTCATCTGACTTAGCAATCATAGGTAAGCTATCTAACAAATTATGCTTTCTTAACTGTCGTATAAAATCATCATCATATTTTGAGTTAGGATATTTTTTCTTCAATTCTTCAAAAACATCGGTTTTGAAATGCAATATATTATGTACCCAATGAGTACCAAGCACACCGATAGGCGTATCAATAAAAATTTTTCTATCTAATAGATCACTACAAGCGGAACGAATTTCCCTAGCCACGTTGTTAGGCTCTACACCTAATCTAATAAAATCCGCCTTGGTAATGTAATAAGGCTTCATTGGATCAAGTGGCGCAGACTCTTTATCTTTCTCCCCTTTCGGCATTTGAGCAATAGCAATCAAAATTAACCGTATCTCATTCACTGATAATTTATAAGACGCTCTAATCATATCGTTATTGAGCGTGACCAATGCCTTTTCATCTGACTGTTCGTAACCCATAATAACCTCAAAATAAACCAAGTTAGGGACTAATTATACACTGTCCCTTTCTCCACATCAATACGTCCCTTTCTCCACATCAATACGTCCCTTTCTCCACATCAATACGTCCCTTTCTCCACATCAATACGTCCCTTTCTATTCTCTGTAAGCTATGACTAGTAAGGCTCACAGAGAAGCTAAAAACTCTTTAAAAACGTTTAAAAACAATTAAAAAGAAAAGTTGTTTTTTTATTTTAAAAAAAAAGAGAAAAAACCCAGATATATGCAGCTAAAAAGAGGTTTCTAAGGACAAAATGAAAAGATTGTAAAAGTAGTTTTATTTATTCAACTTAAAAGATATGTTTACATCTAGGTTACTAGTGTCATTATTAAACGCTAGAATATCCTTCTCAGTACCCTTAAAACATTATTTCGCTACCCTAGTACTAAAAACTAAAATTAAGCGTCTTATATCTAATCCTATGCGTTTTGAATTATTTTGAATTTATATATTCGATAATTATGTCTTTATCTCTATCTGATACATAATTTTCATCAAGAGCCTTTCGTGTCAATTCACTTAAAGCACGTTTGCTTTCGTGATTTTCTGCTGCCATTTTTTCAAAAGCACTTTGTAGAATAATCTTACATCTTGATTGAGTTTTACGAGCCTTTGATTTTTCAGCATCAATTAATCGTCTAGCATCACCCCTAGCTTTTACCAGTTGGTCTGCCTTTTTCTCAGCATTGAGTAACACTGATAGTTTGCGATTATCGTCACTACTTCTATTGTCTTTTTCACCCAGTAGAATTATAAGTTTTTGTGTATCATTGGGTGACTTAAATCCCTTAAACCTTTTCACTAAATCATCGAGATAATCTTCATTTATACTAGCCATACTCAATCCTTTTTAGTTGGTTGTTTTGAGGTTGGGTTGAGTTTATCATTAGGACAAATGGTTTCATAGTCTAGATAGTTTGTAGCCTTGTTGAGGAAATAAGGCACGGTTAGTAGTTTCTATTTTATTCCGCTTCGCTGCATAAAATAGAAACTCCGTGTCAAGGGTCTAACCCCTTTGAAATCCCCAGTCAGGGGCGATCCCCTAACAACCCCAAAAAAAGACAAGAGGTGAAGTGATGGCAATCGGTAGATTGAGTGTAGGAATTGGCAAAAAAGGCAAGGCAAGTCCTCACGCTAAATATATCGCTAGAGAAGGAAAATATGCCAAATTAATGAAAGATAAGGAAGACCTAAATTATAAAGGTAAGGAAGAATTAGAGTATAGAGGTCATGGCAATATGCCGAAATGGGCAGAGCATAATCCTAACTATTTTTGGCAAATGGCAGATGAACACGAAAGAAAAAACGGCAGTACCTACCGTGAACACGTTATAACCTTGCCTAGAGAGTTATACGTAAATGAACGCCACGAGCTAATAGAAGACTGGATAGCCCAAGAAATAGGCGGAAAACACGCCTATCAATATGCCATTCACAACCCACCAGCCTTAGACGGTGACGAACAGCCCCATGCTCATATCATGTTTAGTGAACGCACCATAGACGGCATTGAGCGCGACCCTGACCAATATTTTAAACGCTACAACAGCAAAAATCCCGAAAAAGGCGGAGCGAAAAAAGCGAATACGCCTAAGATGTCAGCAGAGCGCAAAGAGGAACTAAAAGCGATGCGTGACCGATGGGAGAAAATCTGTAACGCCCACTTGGAGCGAGGATTTCACTCGGAGCGTATCAGTATGAAGTCTTTGAAAGAGCAAGGCATACAGAGAGAGCCGCTAAATCTAACAATGGCACAGCTCAAACAGCCTGAAATCAAGGAAGCATACAGAGAATTGCTAGCAGCAAAAAATGATGATTTTATGGCTGAACTGGATGTTTGGATGGAATTTTATGATGATAACTTAGAGGATGAAATCAAGAACCAGTTAGCGCAAAAGCACGAAGCAGAGCGTCAAGCTCAAGCACAGCAGGAAGCTAAGAAAGAAGCGGAGCTTGAAGCGCAAGCATTACAGCAAGAAAAACAGGAGGTAGCACGCCGATTAAAGCTAGAAGCCCAGCAACAACAAGATTTAAAAGATGAAAAATCCCGAGCCAAAGCACAAGCTGCGGAGGCAGAGCAAGCACGCCCTAAGACAGCTAAAGAGTATGTTGAAAGGCTAAGCAAAGAACAACGGCAGAAGGTAAAAGATATTGCCAGTAACACCATAAGCCAATACAGCGCAGACATTAGCAGTAAAGCGGTAGAGTTATACGAGAAGGCAACACCGCCTAACCAAAGAGCCAAACCGCTATTTGCTCACTATGCCTATAGCGACATGAATGAGGTACAGCCTTACAAATCTCTTGCACAGCGAGAAATACATAAGAAAGACCCAAGCAGATACAAGGATTATGCCAATGCGGTTGAAATCACAAACGCCATACAGGATATGGAGCGCAGCGAAGGCTATCAAAGACAAGCAGAACGGACAAGAGAACAAAACCAAGATAAGAGCAAGAATCAGGGTATAGAACGTTAGATTAAATATGATAATAAACTTCGCTTAACGTTTATTATTGTATTAATGGTTTGACTCTTAGAAAGAGTCAAACCATTAATACACGAAATTTAGGATATTCACTTAGCTAATGATGTTTAGTATTTGCTGCTTAACATTTTGTCCAAAATCGTCCTGCTTAACAGCCATTAAGAATAAGCATTTACCTTGACTATGCTTAGCCCAAAGATCACCTACTAGACGTTTTTCAGCAGAATCTTGATTGGTTTTAGAGTCTCCACCTTTGTACTCTACAATAAGAATTCGCCCATCCATCATCTCAACAATGAAGTCGGGATAGAAGTTTCCATGTGCTAGAGGTAAGCTAAAAGAGGCTTCATTACGCCTAACTAGATTTCTAACCCAGTGCTTAACCTCTTCCATTGAATCTATAGTCTGTGCGCAGTCAAACTCCTCACCCCAAGCTTTCATATCTTCAATTTGAGGATAGAAATGCCTCTGAAAATCAAAGCTACCAGTGTAATAATTAGCACTAATTGGGTAATTATCAGCCTTAAACTCATAGCTAAAGTCATAAGTAGTTAAGACTTTAGAATCATTTGCAAATAATGTTTGCTGATAACCACTAGCAGCAGCTTGTTCTCTGTACTTAGACACTAGCGCAGTAATCGCATTGGATAAGGGGTACTTATTTCTTACTAGCGTTGTCAGTGTGATTTCAGGTCTTTGGAGCAGATGGTTAATAATATTAGATAAGAATCCTATCATGATACTCTGGGTTACATCGCTTTGGCGACATTCCTGATCAAGCCATCTGATTAAATCTTCTTGCGTTATATCTGTATTAGCTAAGTTAAGATTGAAAGTTTGGTCTTTACTAAGCTCTCTATATTTAACTTTTTTATCAGGCAAGTCTACTATAAAGCTTTTAGTCTGTTCTGTAGGCTTATAATCAATTTTAGCTGGGTAATCTAGCAAATTCCACTCAAAAGCATCTAGGAACACTTCTTTTTCAGCCAATTCAAGCATACCTTGGCTCATCACACATAGCCTTGGTATTACTGCAAACTTAGCACCGTTTTCAGAAGGCGATAGTGCAGCATGAACACTTTGATTGTGAATACTGACTGACCTTTCGATGGACTGTGTAGGCTCTACTGATACTTTAGCAATTTCTTTTTTAAGATTTTCTGAGATTTTTCCAGTAATGGTAACCACTTGGCGACCATTAACATCAGATATTCTTATACTACTTCGGTCTTGTTCTGTTAATACAGTGGTATCCACCGTATCTTTTATCTCTAACATTAAGTTTATTGAAGTTGGTTGTGGTGTAACTGCATTATCACTCTCACCGAACAATTCAGCTTGATTAGCATCTTGTTGACGTATAAACGATGCAGCTTCCATCTCTTCAAAACCCATAGAAATCAGGTTATCAGTGAGTTGTTTAGCGGCTTGGGCTAAGCTTTCAGTTGCTATATGCGCATAGGCTCTATTCAAATCCTCAATCACCCTACGCT includes these proteins:
- a CDS encoding RepB family plasmid replication initiator protein, translated to MGYEQSDEKALVTLNNDMIRASYKLSVNEIRLILIAIAQMPKGEKDKESAPLDPMKPYYITKADFIRLGVEPNNVAREIRSACSDLLDRKIFIDTPIGVLGTHWVHNILHFKTDVFEELKKKYPNSKYDDDFIRQLRKHNLLDSLPMIAKSDDNIMARIIFHADIIPYISELRQHFTQLKLDEMAGFSSFYSFRVYIMMMQWRDTGLVVSTLAAFREMLDLTDKYEAVKDLRKRVLDVAIDEINEKSLYTASYDLTDKNGKSGRGFKLTHLKIKFKPKAKIIKNKAKDKTERDANTADMFTVEGLNDNQLGRIARNPQFITDYNHMVSPTSPAGQSQQGWEFEMINRLKKDASQFKKRPVRDYLDY
- a CDS encoding MobA/MobL family protein, whose amino-acid sequence is MSVGIGKKGKASPHAKYIAREGKYAKLMKDKEDLNYKGKEELEYRGHGNMPKWAEHNPNYFWQMADEHERKNGSTYREHVITLPRELYVNERHELIEDWIAQEIGGKHAYQYAIHNPPALDGDEQPHAHIMFSERTIDGIERDPDQYFKRYNSKNPEKGGAKKANTPKMSAERKEELKAMRDRWEKICNAHLERGFHSERISMKSLKEQGIQREPLNLTMAQLKQPEIKEAYRELLAAKNDDFMAELDVWMEFYDDNLEDEIKNQLAQKHEAERQAQAQQEAKKEAELEAQALQQEKQEVARRLKLEAQQQQDLKDEKSRAKAQAAEAEQARPKTAKEYVERLSKEQRQKVKDIASNTISQYSADISSKAVELYEKATPPNQRAKPLFAHYAYSDMNEVQPYKSLAQREIHKKDPSRYKDYANAVEITNAIQDMERSEGYQRQAERTREQNQDKSKNQGIER
- a CDS encoding DEAD/DEAH box helicase, whose product is MFELKKYQTEAIKKLSDFFKDCRDSQDIKSAFSRSISDSYFPERLYRSYQFDGVPYVCVRIPTGGGKTILGAYTVSTIAKDYLSQDYPITLWLVPTTTIQQQTVAALKSNSDYTDHLNKAFNNHVSIYDIDDVNQIRSQDIGNKAIIVVSTLANLRVTKTTDRKVYQYHENFEPHFAKLSQNHPVFEQLERVTEGDLSENGLNARDLGKIKYSFANLLALYNPLVIVDEAHNARTTLTFETLKRIHPAAIVEFTATPNTTTTNGSNIIFHVSAARLKSEDMIKLPIILTEHSNGWEDAVRDAVLTRDRLAIKAQQDTDYIRPIVLLQAENKGGKVTVETLKQCLIEQHKINESRIAIATGTQRELDGLDLFQPDCPIEFIITMEALKEGWDCSFAYVFCSVKKVSSSKDAEQLLGRVLRMPYAKRRVIEDLNRAYAHIATESLAQAAKQLTDNLISMGFEEMEAASFIRQQDANQAELFGESDNAVTPQPTSINLMLEIKDTVDTTVLTEQDRSSIRISDVNGRQVVTITGKISENLKKEIAKVSVEPTQSIERSVSIHNQSVHAALSPSENGAKFAVIPRLCVMSQGMLELAEKEVFLDAFEWNLLDYPAKIDYKPTEQTKSFIVDLPDKKVKYRELSKDQTFNLNLANTDITQEDLIRWLDQECRQSDVTQSIMIGFLSNIINHLLQRPEITLTTLVRNKYPLSNAITALVSKYREQAAASGYQQTLFANDSKVLTTYDFSYEFKADNYPISANYYTGSFDFQRHFYPQIEDMKAWGEEFDCAQTIDSMEEVKHWVRNLVRRNEASFSLPLAHGNFYPDFIVEMMDGRILIVEYKGGDSKTNQDSAEKRLVGDLWAKHSQGKCLFLMAVKQDDFGQNVKQQILNIIS